The Lycium barbarum isolate Lr01 chromosome 9, ASM1917538v2, whole genome shotgun sequence genome has a segment encoding these proteins:
- the LOC132611419 gene encoding cell number regulator 1-like has product MQKTDDNNENIPTSPSRMSSLQIQNQEPISSQCSLPQAPIQRPKNITQGDILSQPPPPPQSQNLIHENPSPSSLQNSMHASHSAIPTTTTTTIMSHLVSPSPKVPSEPPSPARLSSSSTQIPWPGSPPFIPSQQQPPICHQSSIMPYYPPIGVPPPFPYFPMPYPGDQFHYPMILANNGQIYSQPWSTGLFDCFSDLKNCFITCLCPCVTFGQVDEILSEGSMTWWEGALMFGILDTLCVSQASFIFAWYHRVQFRKKYNLMGNLLSEFAITLCCMRLVLCQNYRQLNKLGFDVALGWKANKKKQRRIASQGAVQFVPPMTNPGMFR; this is encoded by the exons ATGCAAAAAACAGATGATAATAATGAGAATATTCCAACATCCCCTAGTCGAATGTCATCATTGCAAATTCAAAATCAAGAACCTATTTCATCACAATGTTCATTGCCTCAAGCTCCAATTCAAAGACCAAAAAATATTACACAAGGAGATATTTTATCGCAACCACCACCGCCACCTCaatcacaaaatttaattcatGAAAATCCATCCCCGTCATCGTTACAAAATTCAATGCATGCATCTCATTCAGcgataccaacaacaacaacaacaacaattatgtcGCATTTGGTATCACCATCACCAAAAGTTCCTTCTGAACCCCCCTCGCCAGCAcgattatcatcatcatcaacacaaaTACCGTGGCCCGGATCTCCTCCATTTATTCCATCACAACAACAACCACCTATATGTCACCAATCCTCAATTATGCCATATTACCCACCAATAGGGGTGCCACCACCATTTCCATACTTCCCTATGCCCTATCCTGGTGACCAATTTCATTACCCAATGATCCTTGCAAATAATGGTCAGATTTATAGTCAGCCCTGGTCAACAGGTCTTTTTGATTGTTTTTCAGACCTCAAGAATT GTTTTATTACATGTTTATGTCCCTGCGTTACCTTTGGGCAAGTGGATGAGATTCTATCTGAAGGGTCAATGA CTTGGTGGGAAGGTGCGTTAATGTTCGGAATTCTAGATACACTATGCGTCAGTCAAGCATCATTCATTTTTGCATGGTATCATCGTGTGCAATTCAGGAAAAAATACAATTTGATGGGTAATCTCTTGAGTGAGTTTGCAATTACTCTCTGTTGCATGAGACTGGTCCTATGTCAGAATTATCGTCAGCTTAACAAACTCGGGTTTGATGTAGCCCTAG GATGGAAAGCAAATAAGAAGAAACAAAGAAGAATAGCAAGCCAAGGTGCTGTACAATTTGTGCCACCAATGACTAATCCTGGGATGTTTAGATGA